Proteins found in one Mucilaginibacter gracilis genomic segment:
- a CDS encoding phosphoribosylanthranilate isomerase, giving the protein MKIKVCGLKKPENIKAVAALAPDYMGFICYGLSPRFIAQLPPDVLEALPEAIYKTAVFVNESDETITNLINQFDFNAVQLHGNESPDFCQALRGKVKVFKAFGLDDNFDFEQLKPYRDKVDHFMFDTKTEKHGGSGQTFNWTILDNYKLDVPFFLCGGISLDNLENIKDIKHPAFYGVDLNSRFEIEPGVKDAEKLEQAFKILRS; this is encoded by the coding sequence ATGAAGATAAAGGTTTGTGGTTTAAAAAAACCCGAAAATATTAAAGCGGTTGCTGCTTTGGCGCCCGACTATATGGGTTTTATTTGCTACGGCCTATCGCCGCGCTTTATTGCTCAATTGCCGCCCGATGTTTTAGAAGCATTGCCCGAAGCTATTTATAAAACAGCCGTTTTTGTAAACGAAAGCGATGAAACCATTACGAACCTTATCAATCAGTTTGATTTTAACGCTGTACAATTACATGGCAATGAAAGCCCCGATTTTTGCCAGGCATTGCGCGGTAAGGTAAAAGTATTTAAAGCGTTTGGTTTAGATGATAATTTTGACTTTGAGCAGTTAAAACCTTATCGGGATAAGGTAGACCATTTTATGTTTGACACCAAAACAGAAAAACACGGCGGCTCGGGCCAAACATTTAATTGGACCATATTGGATAATTATAAACTTGATGTTCCCTTTTTTTTATGCGGCGGAATTAGCCTTGATAATTTGGAGAATATTAAAGATATTAAACATCCCGCATTTTATGGTGTCGACCTCAATAGCAGGTTTGAAATTGAGCCTGGTGTAAAGGATGCAGAAAAATTAGAACAAGCGTTTAAAATATTAAGATCATAA
- the trpD gene encoding anthranilate phosphoribosyltransferase — translation MKTILNHLFEHKTFSKQESKVILTNIAQGKYNNSQMAAFMTAYCMRNITVDELEGFRDAMLELCLPVNLEADNLIDLCGTGGDGKDTFNISTLASFVVAGAGYKVAKHGNYGVSSGCGSSNVMEYLGYKFTNNMSTLQKDVDEAGICFLHAPMFHPAMKTVAPIRKELGVKTFFNMLGPLVNPARPKNQIVGVFSLELARLYAYLYQKSNKNYTILHALEGYDEVSLTCDFKTFSKAGEKINTLEQLGFDKVKPEEIAGGNTVPESADIFISVLVGEATAAQNNVVLVNAALAIQTLNPEKSFADCFYEAEESLLSKKALISFKKLNSN, via the coding sequence ATGAAAACTATTTTAAACCATCTTTTTGAACATAAAACCTTTAGCAAGCAAGAGTCGAAAGTTATTTTGACCAATATTGCACAAGGCAAATATAATAACTCGCAAATGGCAGCCTTCATGACGGCCTATTGTATGCGTAACATTACTGTTGACGAGTTAGAGGGCTTTCGCGATGCCATGCTGGAGCTTTGCTTGCCCGTTAACCTGGAAGCCGATAACCTGATTGACCTTTGCGGCACCGGTGGCGATGGTAAGGATACCTTTAATATATCAACCCTGGCATCGTTTGTAGTGGCCGGGGCGGGGTATAAGGTGGCCAAACATGGCAATTATGGGGTGTCGTCGGGCTGTGGGTCGTCAAACGTAATGGAGTACCTGGGTTACAAGTTTACCAACAACATGAGCACCTTACAAAAGGATGTTGATGAAGCAGGTATTTGCTTTTTACATGCCCCCATGTTTCACCCCGCCATGAAAACCGTTGCGCCTATCCGTAAAGAGCTTGGCGTAAAAACTTTTTTCAATATGTTGGGCCCGTTGGTAAATCCGGCAAGGCCAAAAAACCAAATAGTTGGTGTTTTTAGCTTAGAGCTGGCTCGTTTGTACGCTTATCTGTATCAAAAGTCTAATAAAAATTACACCATTTTGCACGCTTTGGAAGGTTATGACGAGGTATCATTAACCTGCGATTTTAAAACCTTTAGCAAAGCGGGCGAGAAGATAAATACCCTGGAGCAGCTTGGGTTTGATAAGGTGAAACCCGAAGAGATTGCCGGAGGCAATACCGTGCCCGAATCGGCAGATATATTTATTAGTGTTTTGGTAGGCGAGGCAACAGCAGCGCAAAATAACGTAGTATTGGTAAACGCGGCGTTGGCCATACAAACACTGAACCCTGAAAAAAGCTTTGCCGATTGTTTTTATGAAGCCGAAGAATCGCTGTTGAGCAAAAAGGCGTTAATCAGTTTTAAAAAATTAAATAGCAACTAA
- a CDS encoding ion channel, which produces MGIRKVKANPESDMGLGTQAIAKNQRIFNQDGSINVKRKGLSYFNTANNYHRLITMKWHHFWLLILSGYLIVNLIFSFLYLALGIDNLVGAQGSTPYEHFFDAFFFSAQTITTVGYGHIYPHGIPTSSVSAIESMIGLLAFALATGLLYGRFSRPSAKITYSRHVLVAPYLEKGKALMFRLANQRRSTLIDLEIEVIFSYNEEVNGKTVRKFIPLELERKHVSILTLNWTVVHELNDDSPLRDITNEDLEKTEANIAVLLKAFDDTFSQTVHSRTSYQYDEVIWNAKFKPAFDRDYDGRMVLDLAKISDHERLENSPVTQTIDKQPAQKVV; this is translated from the coding sequence ATGGGTATCAGGAAGGTAAAAGCTAATCCGGAGAGTGACATGGGTTTGGGTACCCAGGCAATAGCCAAAAACCAACGCATATTTAACCAGGATGGCTCTATTAATGTTAAGCGCAAAGGGCTTTCGTACTTTAATACAGCCAACAATTACCACCGGCTTATCACCATGAAATGGCACCATTTCTGGCTGTTAATATTGAGTGGCTATTTAATTGTAAATCTTATTTTCTCGTTTCTTTATCTCGCGCTGGGTATTGATAACCTGGTAGGTGCGCAAGGTAGTACACCTTACGAACACTTTTTTGATGCCTTCTTTTTCTCGGCACAAACCATTACCACGGTTGGTTACGGGCATATTTACCCGCACGGTATACCAACAAGCAGCGTTTCGGCAATCGAATCAATGATAGGTTTATTGGCTTTTGCATTGGCTACCGGTTTGCTTTACGGGCGTTTTTCGCGGCCATCGGCTAAAATAACCTACAGCAGGCATGTACTGGTGGCACCCTACCTGGAAAAAGGCAAAGCCTTAATGTTTAGGTTAGCCAACCAACGGCGCAGTACGTTAATTGATTTGGAAATTGAGGTAATATTTTCGTACAACGAAGAGGTGAACGGCAAAACGGTTCGCAAATTTATTCCGCTCGAATTAGAGCGTAAACATGTAAGCATATTAACCCTAAACTGGACCGTTGTGCATGAGCTTAACGATGATAGCCCGTTGCGGGATATTACGAATGAGGATTTAGAAAAAACAGAAGCAAACATTGCCGTGCTTTTAAAAGCGTTTGACGATACATTTTCGCAAACGGTACATTCGCGCACATCTTACCAGTATGACGAAGTGATTTGGAACGCTAAATTTAAACCTGCATTTGACCGTGACTACGATGGCCGTATGGTGCTTGATTTGGCTAAGATAAGCGACCATGAAAGACTGGAGAACAGCCCGGTAACACAAACCATTGATAAACAGCCAGCCCAAAAAGTGGTATGA
- a CDS encoding aldo/keto reductase encodes MKYNFFGNTGLIVSEICFGTMTFGGKGIWEAIGKIQQTEVNDLMKVVVDSGINFIDTANVYSFGESEKLLGQSILDLGLNRDELVIATKVRGRMGEGKNNVGLSRYHIFQSVNESLKRLQLDHIDVLYVHGVDPKTPVEETMRALNDIVQSGKVRYIAVCNWPAWMVMKAQGIAALNGWSKFEGLQYFYSLSGRDIEREVLPMAEDQNLAVMPWSPLAGGFLSGKFTRNNEKAEGSRRASFDFPPINKAKAYDIIDVIAEIGTQYNVSAAQIALAWVRQQKAVTSTIIGAKNAGQLQDNIKSTEINLTPEDLKKIDEVSALPREYPGWMVERQSADRQL; translated from the coding sequence ATGAAATACAATTTTTTTGGCAATACAGGCCTAATCGTTTCCGAAATATGTTTTGGCACCATGACCTTTGGTGGCAAGGGAATATGGGAGGCTATAGGCAAAATACAGCAAACCGAAGTAAACGACCTGATGAAGGTTGTTGTTGACTCGGGCATTAATTTTATTGATACTGCCAACGTTTATTCGTTTGGCGAATCGGAAAAATTATTGGGACAATCAATATTAGACCTTGGTTTAAACCGCGACGAACTGGTGATAGCTACCAAAGTACGCGGCCGTATGGGCGAGGGCAAAAACAATGTTGGCCTTTCGCGCTATCATATCTTTCAATCGGTAAACGAAAGTTTAAAGCGTTTACAGTTAGATCATATTGATGTGCTATACGTACACGGCGTTGACCCCAAAACACCGGTTGAAGAAACCATGCGCGCCTTAAATGATATTGTGCAAAGCGGAAAAGTGCGTTACATAGCCGTTTGCAACTGGCCCGCCTGGATGGTAATGAAGGCACAAGGCATAGCGGCTTTAAACGGCTGGAGCAAATTTGAAGGTCTGCAATATTTCTATTCGTTATCGGGCCGTGATATTGAACGCGAAGTGCTTCCGATGGCCGAAGACCAAAACCTGGCCGTTATGCCCTGGAGCCCGCTGGCCGGCGGTTTCCTTTCGGGAAAGTTTACCCGCAATAACGAAAAAGCTGAAGGTTCGCGCCGCGCTTCCTTTGATTTTCCACCCATCAACAAAGCAAAGGCTTATGATATTATTGATGTTATTGCCGAAATTGGCACCCAATACAATGTATCGGCAGCGCAGATAGCTTTGGCATGGGTGCGCCAGCAAAAAGCCGTTACCAGTACAATTATCGGCGCAAAAAATGCAGGTCAGTTACAGGATAACATCAAATCCACCGAGATTAATTTAACCCCCGAAGACCTTAAAAAGATTGACGAAGTAAGTGCCCTTCCGCGCGAATACCCTGGCTGGATGGTAGAAAGGCAATCGGCAGACAGGCAGTTGTAG
- a CDS encoding threonine aldolase family protein codes for MMTVDLRSDTVTRPTPGMVEAMMSAKVGDDVFGEDETVNALEQKLADIFGMEAGMFCPSGTMTNQIAIKCFTQPLDELIADQTAHVYRYEGGGIAFNSAVSTRLLNGPRGIITAEMIEPEINAENIHYPHTSLVVLENTVNKGGGSCYKLDDIAPIAALCQTRGLKLHLDGARIFNALTYTGDSAKGYGELFDGISVCLSKGLGAPVGSVLLADKQTLKYARRIRKVMGGGMRQAGFLAAAGIYALDHHIERLKIDHSHAQILATELATLPWVSQVLPVETNIVLFDTLEPADIILQKLEAKGIKANNTDKHRIRFVLHLDVHAEQVEYTVGVLKAL; via the coding sequence ATGATGACTGTTGATTTGAGAAGCGATACTGTAACCAGGCCTACGCCCGGTATGGTTGAGGCCATGATGAGTGCCAAAGTTGGCGACGATGTTTTTGGTGAAGATGAAACCGTGAACGCGCTTGAACAAAAGCTTGCTGATATTTTTGGGATGGAAGCAGGCATGTTTTGCCCATCGGGCACCATGACTAACCAAATTGCCATTAAATGTTTTACCCAACCCCTTGATGAACTTATTGCAGACCAAACCGCACACGTTTACCGTTACGAGGGTGGGGGCATAGCCTTTAATTCGGCGGTATCAACACGTTTGCTCAATGGCCCTCGCGGCATCATAACCGCCGAAATGATTGAACCCGAAATAAACGCCGAAAACATACATTACCCGCATACCAGCTTGGTTGTTTTAGAAAACACGGTTAATAAAGGCGGCGGCAGTTGTTATAAATTGGATGATATTGCACCCATAGCGGCACTGTGCCAAACACGCGGCCTAAAACTTCACCTTGATGGTGCCCGCATTTTTAATGCCTTAACCTATACAGGCGATAGTGCTAAAGGCTATGGCGAATTATTTGACGGTATTTCGGTTTGCTTATCCAAGGGCCTTGGTGCCCCGGTTGGGTCGGTTTTACTGGCCGATAAGCAAACCCTTAAATATGCAAGGCGGATACGCAAGGTTATGGGCGGCGGTATGCGCCAGGCTGGGTTTTTAGCAGCAGCTGGTATTTACGCGCTCGACCATCATATAGAACGGCTAAAGATAGACCACTCGCATGCACAAATTTTAGCAACCGAATTGGCCACTCTGCCCTGGGTGAGCCAAGTGTTGCCTGTTGAAACTAATATAGTACTGTTTGATACCCTTGAACCTGCCGATATTATCCTCCAAAAACTGGAAGCAAAAGGCATAAAAGCAAACAACACCGATAAGCACCGCATACGTTTTGTGCTGCATTTGGATGTTCATGCCGAGCAGGTAGAATATACCGTGGGAGTTTTGAAGGCATTATAG
- the queG gene encoding tRNA epoxyqueuosine(34) reductase QueG, producing the protein MLQNAALYTKQIKTWAHELGFMFCGIAQADFLEEEAPRLEAWLKKGFHGEMQYMENHFDKRLDPRLLVDGAKSVISLGLNYYTDARQLDASAPLISKYAYGADYHDVIKDKLKQLLQLINEHIGEVSGRGFVDSAPVLDRAWAKKAGLGWIGKNANLIGKKTGSFFFLAELIIDLELDYDVEPTADHCGTCTRCIDACPTEAIVGPAVVDGSKCISYLTIELKNEIPASFKDKLDGWMFGCDICQDVCPWNRFSVLHNQPAFEPHPDLLGMTKQDWNEITEDVFKKVFKGSAVKRTKFAGLTRNISFLSPPAP; encoded by the coding sequence ATGTTGCAAAATGCTGCGCTATATACCAAACAAATTAAAACCTGGGCCCACGAGCTTGGGTTTATGTTTTGTGGTATAGCACAGGCCGATTTTTTAGAAGAGGAGGCTCCACGGCTGGAAGCCTGGCTAAAAAAAGGTTTTCATGGCGAAATGCAATACATGGAAAACCATTTTGATAAACGGCTGGACCCGCGTTTACTGGTTGACGGGGCAAAATCCGTTATTAGCCTGGGGCTCAATTATTATACCGATGCCCGGCAACTTGATGCCAGTGCCCCGCTTATATCAAAATACGCCTACGGTGCCGATTATCATGATGTGATAAAAGATAAGCTAAAGCAGTTATTACAATTAATTAACGAGCATATTGGCGAAGTAAGCGGCCGCGGCTTTGTTGATTCGGCTCCGGTACTTGACCGGGCGTGGGCTAAAAAAGCGGGGCTGGGTTGGATAGGAAAAAACGCTAACCTGATAGGTAAAAAAACAGGATCGTTCTTTTTTTTAGCCGAACTGATAATTGATTTGGAACTCGATTACGATGTTGAACCCACCGCCGACCACTGCGGTACCTGCACCCGCTGCATAGATGCCTGCCCTACCGAAGCCATTGTTGGCCCTGCCGTAGTTGACGGCAGCAAGTGCATATCGTACCTTACTATTGAGCTTAAAAATGAAATACCGGCGTCATTTAAAGATAAGCTGGATGGCTGGATGTTTGGCTGCGATATTTGCCAGGATGTTTGCCCCTGGAACCGCTTTTCGGTTTTGCACAACCAACCTGCCTTTGAACCCCACCCCGACTTGCTTGGCATGACCAAACAGGACTGGAACGAAATTACCGAAGACGTTTTTAAAAAGGTATTTAAAGGCTCGGCAGTAAAACGGACCAAGTTTGCCGGATTGACAAGGAATATCAGCTTCCTGAGCCCCCCGGCCCCCTAA
- a CDS encoding 3'-5' exonuclease, with protein sequence MKLTLKRPLAFFDLETTGTNIGVDRIVEISVIKLMPDATEEVKTWKINPEMPISIESSMIHGIYEEHLIDAPVFKNAAAEIADFIADSDLAGYNSNRFDIPMLMEEFLRVGHPFDIEERHFVDVQNIFHQMEQRTLRAAYQFYCGKDIINAHSAEADTRATMEVLLAQIAKYEGVEYEDKKGVKTKPVVGDVEALHKFTNLNKPVDFAGRMVYSDNGDELFNFGKHKGKKVEDVFKAEPSYYSWMMNGDFPLYTKRKLEQIYKRYISKREPAVKPEPKPAPVQQTQQQGLIADPSQPQPEKKAFVPNKNTEKKPFNPQHNNTDRKPFIPRTEQKPKEEAKPIDNDMLAALKQKFGK encoded by the coding sequence ATGAAATTAACCCTGAAACGCCCGCTTGCATTTTTTGACCTGGAAACTACCGGAACAAATATTGGCGTTGACCGAATTGTTGAAATATCTGTTATCAAACTGATGCCGGATGCTACCGAAGAAGTAAAGACCTGGAAAATAAACCCGGAAATGCCTATTTCGATAGAATCGTCAATGATACACGGCATATACGAGGAGCATTTAATAGATGCGCCCGTTTTTAAAAATGCCGCTGCCGAAATAGCCGATTTTATTGCCGACAGCGACCTGGCCGGCTACAACTCTAACCGTTTTGATATACCCATGCTAATGGAGGAGTTTTTGCGCGTGGGCCATCCGTTTGATATTGAAGAACGCCATTTTGTGGATGTACAAAACATTTTTCACCAAATGGAGCAACGCACCCTGCGTGCCGCTTACCAGTTTTATTGCGGTAAAGATATTATTAACGCACACTCGGCCGAAGCCGATACCCGTGCAACAATGGAGGTTTTGCTTGCGCAGATAGCCAAATACGAAGGTGTAGAATACGAAGATAAAAAGGGCGTTAAAACCAAACCCGTAGTAGGCGATGTTGAAGCCCTGCATAAATTTACAAACCTGAACAAACCTGTTGATTTTGCCGGAAGAATGGTTTACAGCGACAATGGCGATGAGCTTTTTAACTTTGGAAAGCACAAAGGCAAAAAGGTTGAGGATGTTTTTAAAGCCGAACCAAGCTACTACTCGTGGATGATGAACGGCGATTTTCCGTTGTATACCAAACGCAAATTAGAGCAAATATACAAGCGTTATATCAGCAAACGCGAACCTGCCGTTAAGCCCGAACCAAAACCGGCCCCGGTACAGCAAACGCAACAACAAGGTTTAATTGCCGATCCGTCGCAACCACAGCCGGAAAAAAAGGCCTTTGTGCCCAATAAAAATACAGAGAAAAAGCCTTTTAACCCACAACACAACAACACAGATAGGAAACCATTTATACCGCGTACCGAACAAAAGCCCAAAGAAGAAGCCAAACCTATTGACAACGATATGTTAGCCGCTCTGAAGCAAAAATTTGGAAAGTAG
- a CDS encoding DUF3857 domain-containing protein encodes MKNAVLIVVIILFSVKMYAQDFPEGKFNSADIEMTSYDKDPTAHAVVLKEFGKTWVSTADHLPIIHEYHVKIKIFDDKGFNEGNVAISLYNHGENYETVRDIKAHTFYKDDNGLVREADLDPAKIYKEKKSKNIDLVKFALPNLRKGCVIEYSYSTESPYHYNFHSWDFQSDIPKIYSEYEVHIPAVYEYNIVLRGYLSLTKSNAELERECFDFYGTKADCSKINYIMSDVPAFVEESDMTAPSNYISAMYFELAAMTNENGVKNKITQEWTDIDRELKGNDYFGTQMKRKELLKDRIPASILAIPDTLAKAQAIYTHLQKWFKWDHIFSMYSDDGIKKALDSHTGHVGDINLSLISALNAAGISADAVILSTRDNGAINKLFPQTSDFDYVVARLIIHNKVYMLDATDPLLAFGMLPLRCINDQGRVMSLSKPSYWIDMVETNKSTRTSSLDLTIQSDGKIKGTVSTYYVGYAAYKKRLSIKRFNSVDEYVENLAENNPKLKISKSEITNLDSLNSPLSEKYDIVINNSNNTNGDNIVFNPAFWDELTENPFKLKERTYPVDLGSTLDHRVIVALHYPANYVITRQPEPVSIGLPNKGGKFVTLVEAGDQVFNYSEVHQLSKAIYQPEEYPYIKELYNKIIQNQKATIVLSKKP; translated from the coding sequence ATGAAAAACGCGGTACTTATTGTTGTAATTATTTTATTTTCGGTAAAAATGTACGCACAGGATTTCCCCGAAGGGAAATTTAATAGCGCAGATATAGAAATGACAAGCTATGATAAAGACCCAACCGCCCACGCTGTTGTGTTAAAGGAGTTTGGCAAAACCTGGGTAAGCACTGCCGACCATCTGCCTATTATTCACGAATATCACGTTAAGATAAAAATATTTGATGACAAGGGCTTTAACGAGGGTAATGTGGCCATCAGCCTTTATAACCATGGCGAAAATTACGAAACAGTAAGGGATATTAAAGCCCACACCTTTTATAAAGACGATAATGGCCTGGTGCGCGAGGCCGACCTTGACCCGGCTAAAATATACAAAGAAAAAAAGAGCAAAAATATTGACTTAGTTAAGTTTGCATTGCCCAACCTGCGTAAAGGTTGTGTAATTGAATATTCGTATTCTACCGAATCGCCATACCATTACAATTTCCATTCCTGGGATTTTCAATCGGATATTCCCAAAATATATTCGGAGTATGAGGTACACATTCCGGCAGTTTACGAATATAACATTGTGTTACGAGGTTATTTAAGTTTAACCAAAAGCAACGCCGAACTTGAACGCGAATGTTTTGACTTTTATGGCACCAAGGCCGATTGCTCTAAAATAAATTATATCATGAGCGACGTACCCGCTTTTGTTGAAGAAAGCGATATGACTGCCCCATCCAATTACATATCGGCCATGTATTTTGAACTTGCGGCCATGACCAACGAAAATGGCGTTAAAAATAAAATAACGCAGGAATGGACTGATATTGACCGTGAATTGAAGGGTAACGATTACTTTGGCACCCAAATGAAGCGCAAAGAGTTGCTTAAAGACCGTATCCCGGCTTCAATTTTGGCTATACCCGATACGCTGGCAAAGGCCCAGGCTATTTATACCCATTTACAAAAATGGTTTAAATGGGACCATATATTTTCGATGTACAGCGACGACGGTATAAAAAAAGCCCTGGATAGCCACACCGGCCATGTAGGCGATATTAACCTTTCGCTAATTTCGGCTTTAAACGCCGCCGGCATAAGTGCCGATGCTGTAATATTATCAACCCGCGACAATGGCGCTATCAACAAATTATTCCCGCAAACCAGTGATTTTGACTATGTTGTAGCCAGGCTAATTATACACAATAAAGTTTATATGCTTGATGCTACCGACCCCTTACTTGCCTTTGGGATGCTGCCCCTGCGCTGTATTAACGACCAGGGAAGGGTAATGAGTTTAAGCAAGCCATCGTACTGGATAGATATGGTTGAAACCAATAAATCAACCCGCACATCATCCCTGGATTTAACCATTCAAAGCGATGGCAAAATAAAGGGCACCGTAAGCACCTATTACGTTGGTTATGCGGCCTACAAAAAACGGCTATCAATAAAACGTTTTAACTCGGTAGATGAGTATGTAGAGAACCTGGCAGAGAACAATCCTAAATTAAAAATCTCCAAATCGGAGATCACCAATTTGGATAGTTTGAATTCGCCTCTGAGCGAGAAATATGATATTGTAATTAACAATAGCAACAATACCAACGGAGACAATATTGTATTTAACCCCGCTTTTTGGGACGAACTTACCGAAAATCCGTTTAAGTTAAAGGAGCGCACCTACCCTGTTGATTTGGGTTCGACGTTAGATCACCGGGTAATTGTGGCACTTCATTATCCGGCTAACTACGTAATCACCAGGCAGCCCGAACCTGTTTCTATCGGCTTGCCTAATAAGGGTGGTAAATTTGTAACCCTTGTTGAAGCGGGCGATCAGGTTTTTAATTACTCGGAGGTACACCAACTTAGCAAGGCCATTTACCAGCCCGAAGAGTATCCTTATATTAAAGAATTGTACAACAAAATTATACAAAACCAAAAGGCAACCATTGTATTAAGCAAAAAACCATGA